cccgaagagtttaactcttatgtcaagagcacgctgtttggactgaagtgctgacgagaaatttcctaaagcatgttgtgttactccgagattaaagtaactttcggctgtgtctcggtgttcttcccagAAGAGTTTAACgcttatgtcaagagcacgctgatcggactgaagtgctgacgagaaatttcctaaagcgtGTTGTGTTgctccgatagaaaagtaacttttggctgtgtctcggtgttcttccccgaagagtttaactcttatgtcaagagcacgctgtttggactgaagtgctgacgagaaatttcctaaaccatgttgtgttactccgatagaaaaggaactttcggctgtgtctcggtgttcttccccgaagagtttaactcttatgtcaagagcacgctgataggactgaagtgctgacgagaaatttcctaaagcatgttgtgttactccgagagaaaagtaacttttggctgtgtctgggtgttcttccccgaagagtttaactcttatgtcaagagcacgcttatcggactgaagtgctgacgagaaatttcttAAAGcgtgttgtgttactccgatagaaaagtaactttcggctgtgtctgggtgttcttccccgaagagtttaactcttatgtcaagagcacgctgatcggactgaagtgctgacgagaaatttcctgaagcatgttgtgttactccgatagaaaagtaactttcggctgtgtctgggtgttcttccccgaagagtttaactcttatgtcaagagcacgctgtttggactgaagtgctgacgagaaatttcctaaagcatgttgtgttactccgatagaaaagtaactttcggctgtgtatgggtgttcttccccgaagagtttaactcttatgtcaagagcacgctgatcggactgaagtgctgaggagaaatttcctaaagcatgttgtgtttctccgatagaaaagtaacttttggctgtgtctgggtgttcttccccgaagagtttaactcttatgtcaagagcacgctgataggattgaagtgctgacgagaaatttcctaaagcatgttgtgtttctccgatagaaaagtaactttcggctgtgtctcggtgttcttccccgaagagtttaactcttatgtcaagagcacgctgatcggactgaagtgctgaggagaaatttcctaaagcatgttgcgtttctccgatagaaaagtaactttcggctgtgtctcggtgttcttccccgaagagtttaactcttatgtcaagagcacgctggtctgactgaagtgctgacgagaaatttcctaaagcatgttgtgtttctccgatagaaaagtaactttcggctgtgtctcggtgttcttccccgaagagtttaactcttatgtcaagagcacgctgatcagactgaagtgctgacgagaaatttcctaaagcatgttgtgttcctccaatagaaaagtaactttcggctgtgtctgggtgttcttccccgaagagtttaactcttatgtcaagagcacgctgtttggactgaagagctgacgagaaatttcctaaagcatgttgtgttactccgatagaaaagtaactttcagctgtgtctcggtgttcttccccgaagagtttaactcttatgtcaagagcacgctgtttggactgaagtgctgacgagaaatttcctaaagcatgttgtgttactccgatagaaaagtaactttcggctgtgtctgggtgttcttccccaaagagtttaactcttatgtcaagagcacgctgtttggattgaagtgctgacgagaaatttcctaaagcatgttgtgttactccgagattaaagtaactttcggctgtgtctcggtgttcttccccgaagagtttaactctgatgtcaagagcacgctgatcggactgaagtgctgacgagaaatttcttaaggcatgttgtgttactccgatagaaaagtaactttcggctgtgtctcggtgttcttccccgaagagtttaactcttatgtcaagagcatgctgatcggactgaagtgctgacgagcAATTTCCTAAAGCGTGTTGTGTTgctccgatagaaaagtaacttttggctgtgtctgggtgttcttccccgaagagtttaaatCTTATGgcaagagcacgctgtttggactgaagtgctgacgagaaatttcctaaagcatgttgtgttactccgataaaaaagtaactttcggctgtgtctgggtgttcttccccgaagagtttaactcttatgtcaagagcacgctgatcagactgaagtgctgacgagaaatttcctaaagcatgttgtgttactccgatagaaaagtaactttcggctgtgtctcggtgttcttccccgaagagtttaactcttatgtcaagagcacgctgcttggactgaagtgctgatgaaaaattgcctaaagcatgttgtgtttctccgatagaaaagtaactttcagctgtgtctgggtgttcttccttGAAGAGTCCTCTTGCGATGTTTAGGGCATATTCAAAGGACTGAATGGCTCTAGGATAGTTTTGCACCTGAAGAAGAGTGTTGCCTTGGTCCATATAGCTTTTatataattcttcttgatgcaaatttgaatcaaaatttTCTTCGGGTTTAGCTTTATCATCTGAGATATCTTGTCCACTTTCTTTTAAGACCTTTTTATGATACCTGATCCGTGTGTCGCACAATTTTGATGCTTCCTTGGGATTATTTAGTACATTTTCAAGTGTCGAATTGATGTTGCGCTGGAAGGTCCATAAACCAACGGATTGTGGGAGGATCTGTTTCTCTGTTTGATTTGACATCTCTAGCACACATTTGCTTATTGCTTGCTTTGTTTCATAATCAGAGAACTTTTCTGTTGCCTTGCTAAGAACGACAATCATTTCTAATCTAAGTGGTTCAGTGGTTGTTACGTCTGGTTCCGGCATATCTGCCTCGATCATTCTCAATTCCTCATTAATCACTGGAGGAATAACAAGAAGGCCTGTGTCTCCTAATGCTCTGCATTCATGTAAAGCTTTGGTATAAAACTCTAGTGAAGttgctttctttttattgaaaagaaagtaagtaacaagaatttgcagTGCAGTTATGCTGAGAATTCGCTGTTCCGGGCTGTCACTCATCAAGCAAAGAGCTTCTTGCAAGTTCTGAGCTCCGTCGTCTATTTTGCCTGAAACCAGTTGACAGATGGCTCTGTAAcacagaatttttcttttatcatctaTCGACAAAGAAAGGCCTTCGGCTTCACGGAGAAGCATCATTGATCTTCCATCTATCCCCCAAGTCACTTCGCCAAATGCCAAGGACACGAGTAACTGATTGTAAAACACGCTCTTTCCAAACGCCTGAGCTTTTTCAGTTGCGTGATCATAAATTTTGTCCATAATTTTTCCCTCGCACCAGAAAAGGGAATCTAGaaaaaattctgcttttgtCAGGACACCAAATGCAACGTCACATGTCTTAGGATCGGAACAGCTCTCCATAAGACTCTGAATAATATTCTGCTTCTCTTCATAGAAATCAATAAATGCCTCCATGGATTGTCCTGTCAAAAACCGTTTATTTAGCTTCTCGAAAAGAGAGACGTAAAATGCAGACAAGCGTGCTTTGGAGTTCAGCATGGCctctttcatttcatcttgaccTCTTTCCCTTACAAACGACAGAATCAACTTATGCATTGAAAATGACTCAGGTTTGAAGCTATAGTCGAGGAAGGATTTCTTCCGAAGCCTATGCAAGATTTTCTTGGCCTCCAGAGTTGTTTTTACACCCATGACAGCTGCAGCAACTGAGTGGTTAAAATCTCCAGAAAGAACACTAAGTGATACCATGGCTTTTTTGTCTGATAGAGAGAGTCTCTGAAAAGAGGATTCAAATAGGAACTTCAATCGCAGATTGCTTGGATAATCTGAATCGTCCAACAGCCCCAACAGGTTATCTTCTATAGATTCCTTGAAGCTAACTAAAAATTGAGTCGGCTGAGCATTATCTTCAGCAATAGAGGAACAGAACAGTTTCATGGCCAAAGGTACGAACCCGCAGAGTTTTGCAATATTCGAGCAGTCAGACGCGGTCGCTTTTGGGAGTAATCCGCCGACTAAGGTTTGAGAGAAGGACTCGTGTAATGGCCCTATTCTTACTGCTTGATGGCCTTCAAAATGCACATTCATAAATTCAAGAGATTCCCTTGTGGtaagaagaaatgttaaattcttGAATTGACTAAGAATGACTTCCAGAAGGTTTATGAAATCGTCCTTCACATTGGGTGCTCCACTTTCGAGCAAGTCATCGGCATTGTCAAGAATTATCACAAATTCACCTGAAATATTGCTTAGAAAGAGGGAAAGTTCGTCTTCAAGGGACATCCGCTGAGGCATTTGATCTTTTGTGGAGTGTCTTTTACAGGAGCTCAGAAGCTGCATAGTCAAACCGGCTTTTGAAAGAAGTCGTCGCATAGAGAAGAAGTATACGGGAAGTCCTCCAGTTTGGAGTTGATGTCCGACTTCAGTTGCCACAGAAGTCTTACCAAAACCAGGCGAGCCCCATATCGATACGATCCGGGTACTTTTGGAAGTTAAGTGACGCCTGATGTCTTCACATTCTCTTTGACGGCCAGTGAAGTGTGGAACCCTTGAAGGAAGATTTGATGGTGGAAGGAATGGCTTTGaatcttaaaaggaaaaaattgatgcAATCATGAGAGAGCTAATGTCGGTAGTTTGAggagcacaaaaaaaaaataatgatcattaaaaaaagGGTACATTTTACTGTCACACTAAAAATCTAGAAAATCAAGTTTTATGGATACAGCGTCAATTATGAGCTTGCTGCTTTTTCCGTGAAGTTATAATTTTAACAACATCCTACAAGAGTCACAATGCTGGTAAATAAAGTGGGTGCAGTTTATTTCTtgcacaaattgttttgaaataaaagaaaaaagattgttCAAGGTGCTACTCTGATCATAGAAGAAATTCATCCTAGGGAAGAAGAAAGGATTTTTGAGACATGTACAAAGCATTTTTGCAAAAACTGGAAGTTATTCCGTTGAGCTATTGCTACCTTCAAAGTACAGAGTAAAAACACTGCTgtcccttttgtttttccttgcCAAAGCAGTGCTTACAAGACTGTGCCACAATGCAGTTTTTCATCAGTTTATACCTGTTTTATCTTGAtccttcttcattttcaaagcgaGTTTATCTACTTTTTCCCCTATAGCATTCCCCTGTGCTACTAATATTTCGACACCTGATGTTACTTCCTCGAGACACTCGATATATGATCTGATCTCCTGTCTAAGATGTTCCTCCAATCTGCGAACTTGTTTAGTGGGAAAGTCAGACTCTGTCAATCCACCGATGACATTAGTGGGATCTGTTATGATACCGAGAGCTTTGAACGCTTCTCTAGCGAGCTGCACGTATTGGTCAAAGGTTGGTTTATCAATCTCTGACCTGTCTGAGTGACAAAGCGAGTTTCGTAAACGTCGAAGCTGATCAATCGCGAGAGCGAAGGTTTCGGCTTTATTTCCACATGGACTCACAACAGATGGATGGAACATTTTTGCCCCGTTCAACTATTACTAGCAAAATACAGATTAAAAACGCTGCTGTCTCTTTTGTTCCTTCCTGCCAAAGTAAAGCTTATAGGAATCTGCCACAATGCATCTTACTGTTAAGTTACTTAAGTTACTGATTGAAATCAGTTTATACCTGTTTGAGTTTGATCCATCTTAAGTTTCAAATCATCTATTTTTCCCTCCAACACAGCAATAGCATTCCCCTGTGCTACTAATTTGTCGACACCTGACTGCACCTCTTCGAGACACTCGATATATGATCTGGTCTCCTGTCTGAAACTTTCTTCCAATTTGCGAACTTCTTTCGTGGGAAAGTCAGACTCTGTCAATCCACCGATGGCATCAATGGGATCTGTCATGATACCAAGAGCTTTGAATGCTTCTTTAGCGAGCTGCACGTATTGGTCAAAGGTTGGTTTATCAATCTCTGACTTGTCTGAGTGACAAAGCGAGTTTCGTAAAAGTCGAAGCTGATCAATCGCGAGAGCGAAGGTTTCGGCTGTATTTCCACTTGGACTCGCAACAGATGGATGGAACTTTCCAAGAGGCACTTTGCGGTGCTTTATGTACAGTTCACCAAGTGTCTTGTAATGACCTTTGCTATCTGGCATAGCGAAAGACCTTGCATAGATGGTGGCCTGGAACAGAGCGGTACAATCCCATTCTTCATAGGAGATGTGTGTGGGAACTTTAGTTTTTCCACCCTCTTCAgcgagaaacaaatttcttactaCCATGGAGTTATCCCACAGTTGATACCCTGAACGATGTCCATATCTGTTGTCCCACATGGATTTGAACGTCTGACGCAAAGCAGTGGCGAACTCATTAAGTACAACTGAGGCAAATTTGAAGTAATTCAGCTGCTCGTTTGTAAAAGGCTGTAGAGACATACTCGGCGTGAGCTCTGGAGATAGCTATCTTCGACCAAAATCCTGAAAGAGATTCAATTCGTTCAAGCATACAGACGTCTTAGGTGAGATTAAACAGCGATTGCTGAATGTgaggggaaaaggaaaaagctctTTTACCATGTAATTCTCgtttaaataaatacttaatAGCACATGCACACTGGCTCTATTAATTGTGCATGACGGCATGGATACGAAAAGTGGCTACACAGCTAAATTAACTCGAAACAAATTGAAAACTCATCTCTACTTTATTTTAGAATATAAATGTACGCTTAGAATCTACTTTCTGTTTGGATGCCAAGTACCAACACTTTGTAATTAACGCTAAATATTCCCCTCTCGAGGTTCAAATGTTGTATCTCAATAAAATGCGGAAACCGAGAAATCGAAGACTGTGACGTCACAAAATGAATGTGCATCTTAGAACTTAGAGTCTTTCACTTCGATAAGCTCGGTATAGCGTCAAAACCTAGTTTTTTTTCAGACCTCAACTCCACTTCATTGACACAAACTTTCCTCTGTCAACAAACAGTTTGAAGTAATTTCATGTCTAATATGATACTTTCAcggtattttgatttacatgtttatgaaatttcaaaactctttcaaCTGCAACTCGAAATTTACCCGGAGAGTGGTTGTGTTATGACTTGTAATTCATACCTCCCGGAAATTTCAAACTCTCAATATGCTAAATGCCAATGCAATGAAGAATTCATTGTTCTCGAGAAATGTGGCGCGATGTTTACAGGTCGAACACACCTCAGCAAGGGAAATTCGCCTTTTAATGTGGACGATACACTCGGTATTCCtcaattttggtttttaaataaaCATGGTCACCCtgaaaaatgcttttcaaaacACGCAATAGAGCAGGAACGACTTCTTTTTCGTCCATAGCGCTTACCTAACGCTTACTTCTGCTTGTTtgaaagatgcaaaaaaaaaacaaaaaagacctACTAGACAAATCACAAACACGCCTGCTCTTAAAAATTCCCTGATTTAGTCGGcagaaataacaattactttccttaatCTTACTTAATCTAGAGCAGAAAATTAAAAGCCTGGTTTAAATATAATATGAAAAGGTATGTAGCCATCTGTGACTGATAGCATTCTGGATTGGTTATTATTCGTGAAGATGAGAAGTGATCTGGTAACTAAAAATAACTGTGTGTAAATGATAGGTACCATGAAACTGAACCCCACTCTTGTTCCTCTTTAATACAAGCAATTATCTTGTTGTAaaggcatagggtaaaatatgaaaaaccaattaaaccagtagtgtttactattacaaccacctcccacccctccctgcgtagaAATAGTCCGTCTCTCGCCCCTCTCTGGGAAATAACACTCTGTgtccccccccttccctcacCACTGATAGACTTCATCCCACCCCTCCATTAATACTAATGGTGTGCTCCCCTctttaaaatggtccaaaaaatggtccaaaaaatagtccagtccaAATTTTACCCCATGTCTGTTGTAAATGTACTCTGAATGAGCACTGTCAAATAATGGGACATCTTATATGGTCAATTTGACTTTTATATGGTCTTTTAgtcttattaactgagttggtaacgtaaattggccaccatcaatagtttcaaagctgacgctttgagcgttagcccttcgtcagagcgactggaGAAATtatgggttgtgtgtgtgtttgccGTATTTACTCGATTTAAACGCCACTCTCGAGAGTTCATGGTTCTCGAGAAATGTGGCGTGATGTTTACAGGTCAAACACGCCTtagaaagggaaatttcccttttaatctgggCAATACACTCAGCATTGTTCAATTTCCGTTTTGCAATAAACATGGCCACTCTGAATGATGCTTTTCACGCGATAGAGCAGAAACGACTTCTTTTTCGTCCATAGCGCTCACCTAACGCTTACTTGTGCTTGCTTAATTAAAAGatgcacacacaaaaaaagagaccAGACGACTGAAAAAAACACGCCTGCACGCCCTACAAAATTCCCAGACTTAGTCCtgacaaaaataacaattactttccttaaCCTTACATCAGATCTAAAGAAGACAATTGAAAGCTTGGTTTAAATATAATCTGGAAAGGCCGGTCTGTAGCCATCTGTGACTGATAGCATTCTGGATTGGTTATTATTCTTTAAGATGAGAAATGATATGGTTACTAAATATAACTCAGTACCCCGCTCTTGATCCTCTTTAAACGGTAACTGACAGCGAAAAGTAACTTTTTCGGAATACTGCCCTTTTTGTGGTCTTTGTACCTTGTTAATAGCCTAGATTTTGAATTATCTTTAACGTTTGTGACAGATACAGCGCTGATAACTGTTCATTTTGGTGAAATTAATCACACAACTTGTGTTCTCTATTTCTTAATTCAACATCGTGATAAAAATTTGTACTGTACTGATTCTTTTATTACAAGGTGTCAGTGTGGAAACTACCGGCAATCAATGCAGAGGGAGGAAATTCAAGAAATAGTTgcagtgaaaaataaaagtttaagaCTGTTACAGAGGAACAGCTGCAAGCAAAAATCCTGGTGTTTTCCGTTCACACTGTAAATTTCAAGGCGGCTAAGAGTGGTAAAGTTTTGGATAAATTGAGCGTGAATATATCTATatatgtgtgtttttttttctttcttcttttaaagttCAGGTCATAATTTGAGAAACATTACGTGCTTGTTATTTCCGTTGCACGATTGTGCCACTGAATCGgttcgtttattttttattttcttaaccAAGAAAGTACGTTTTATACTGTGGGTGCTAGGTAGTCTCACCACATTTGCCTATCGGCTTGTTAATTTACGATAAGCGCGCTTGAGTAACTTACTGTTCACTCGGCTGACACTAGTACTTTTTTGAAACTAGTAACCTTGCAGAcaagatttatttcatcatgttttccGGTCGCAAATGCGAAACAATGCTCGCTAAGGACGCTTAAAACAAGACCTTGGAAGTCATACTTAGGGACACGTATGTGCTACATATGCTGTTTAATGTTAGTTGTAATCTTCCCTGCAGAAGTCTCAGCTAGtgacgaaacgcgtcggaagGAGTAGACAAAAAGTTACAATACCAAAAAGTCTTTCTTTGTGCTGCTCGCTGGTCGcggttaaaaaaatgtaaagaaagaatCCATCTTGTACATTTCCGGAGCGTAGAAGAAGAGCTTCGTTCACGAAGCCCGATCAAAACTTCCCGAAATTCGTGAAACAACACTTTGTGCTTATGTCACGCTCACCCCAGAACCGATGGGCCTGTGGTCACAGTGATGTACACCGGACAAAATCTTAAGTTGAATGCTTTTCGGCTTggacttaaaaatatttctttaaataacaGACTCGATAATGGTCAAGagcaaaaaatataattttttttaccgctGTTTGGCATGGCATGCAATTTATCTGTGGCTCCGAAATACAGATACGCGATCCGTCGCGTTTCGATAATTCAACCTTTTTAGAGAAGAGTATATTGTTCTTCACTTTGTATTTAAGTCTCTAAATGGTGGCTTGTACCAAAATGGAataaaatcttttctttttctgttcgGTAACAGCTGGACATCAAGGGCGTATCATTTCACAAGACCTTGATcggaacgttttcaaaatggccgttgattaagcgttaaaaaaaaaaaatcggtagGAAATTAGGTTTTTCCAATATAtcgtttatttgctcatttaggATTCTTTAACCAAAGAGGAATTTATTGGGACAAAAAAAGGGGGAAATGTTgccgtcagttaccctttaaagTACCTATGACACgaactttttcttgtattttctggttgatagtTGCATTTAAAGTTCTAAATAATCAACCTTAGCGCCTAGCGAGTCCTCTTTGGCCACTTTTTTgcgcattgaaagtacgattttgTTCGAGTGGTATTTGGATTCTTTGTGACATTTTGCCACCGGCCAGAAGACGTTCACGAAGCGAATGAACTGAACGAAATTTACTGACATTGTAAAGTCAGGCAAAAGaggttttcaattgaaaatcaatACTTGCATATTGAATACAAAACCACTCAGTTGTTCGTACAAGCGCTTTAGTGATTGTCCTATTCACACTAATGTCGTCCAGGAATGCTGTTGAATTGCATACAGTGTggtaaaaatattaatgaatggTTTCTGCACTGTAATGTTTGTGTATTTTCTCCACTGGCATTCAGTATGGCGTCAATGACTCGAAGGTAACCGCAAATAAAAGTATGTTTTCCCTTTTGAATGATGATTGATGCATAAGAATGCCCAAAACTGCTATTGaatgttgattaaaataaaaaaatcgttATGGAACCTGATTTACGCGCAAATGATCGTTTTTTGTAGCTGGAATATAACGTCACGCAATTGTTCGTCTTTCCACGCAAATGAATGCGTATTTTCTCATAATGAACAACAAAAAGTTTAGTTGGAAAAATTGTTACTCGCCCaccttgaaattcaagttagagcgagaaatatcttgatggcagacgcacaaactgattatcttaaTAATTATTGAATGAACTGCGAGACTGCGACTCGAAATTTATCTAGAGACTGGTTGAGATGTTCAGACTTGTTATTCACACCACACggaaatttgaaatacttaTGCAATGAAGAGTTCATTGTTCTCATGAGGTGATGTTTACAGGTCAAATGCACCTTaacaagggaaatttcccttatAATCTGGACAATACACAAACAAAACACTGAGCATTGTTAAATTTCTGTTCTGAAATAAACATTGCCACCCTgaacaatgctcttcaaaaCACGCGACAGAGTAGGAACGACTTTTTTCCGTCCTTAGCGCTCACCTAACGCTTACTTCTGCCTgcttgaaaaatgtttaaaaaaatcagactaGACAACTCACAAACACGCCTGCTCTTTaaaattccctgacttagtcttgacagaaataacaattactttcctcagTCTTACATCTAGGGCAGACAATTAAAAGCCTGGTTTAAATATAATATGAAAAGGTCTGTGGCCATGTGTGACTGATAGTATTCTGGATTGGTTATAACTCGTTAAAATGAGAAGTGATGTGGTAACTAAAAATAACTGTGTGTAAATGATAGGCATCGTGAACTGTACCCCACTCTTGATCCTCTGTAATGCAAGCAATTATTATTCTTCACGCTCcacttttttttgctgttgtttttttggtgcTTGGGAGTCACATATTTTGCGTCTGTACAACATTGACCACCATCAATAGTTTCCAAGCTGacgcttcgagcgttagctctccgtcagagcgactggagaaattgtgggttgtgtgtgtttgCCGTATTTACTCGAtttaaacgccgccctcgaattaACGCCATTTCTCGAGAGTTCATGGTTCTCGAGAAATGTGACGTGATGTTTACAGGTCAAACACGccttagcaagggaaatttcccttttaatctggacaataTACTCAGCATTGTTCAATTTCCGTTGACGGCTCGCGCTAGAAGT
This is a stretch of genomic DNA from Pocillopora verrucosa isolate sample1 chromosome 12, ASM3666991v2, whole genome shotgun sequence. It encodes these proteins:
- the LOC131783209 gene encoding uncharacterized protein; the encoded protein is MSLQPFTNEQLNYFKFASVVLNEFATALRQTFKSMWDNRYGHRSGYQLWDNSMVVRNLFLAEEGGKTKVPTHISYEEWDCTALFQATIYARSFAMPDSKGHYKTLGELYIKHRKVPLGKFHPSVASPSGNTAETFALAIDQLRLLRNSLCHSDKSEIDKPTFDQYVQLAKEAFKALGIMTDPIDAIGGLTESDFPTKEVRKLEESFRQETRSYIECLEEVQSGVDKLVAQGNAIAVLEGKIDDLKLKMDQTQTGILNGAKMFHPSVVSPCGNKAETFALAIDQLRRLRNSLCHSDRSEIDKPTFDQYVQLAREAFKALGIITDPTNVIGGLTESDFPTKQVRRLEEHLRQEIRSYIECLEEVTSGVEILVAQGNAIGEKVDKLALKMKKDQDKTDSKPFLPPSNLPSRVPHFTGRQRECEDIRRHLTSKSTRIVSIWGSPGFGKTSVATEVGHQLQTGGLPVYFFSMRRLLSKAGLTMQLLSSCKRHSTKDQMPQRMSLEDELSLFLSNISGEFVIILDNADDLLESGAPNVKDDFINLLEVILSQFKNLTFLLTTRESLEFMNVHFEGHQAVRIGPLHESFSQTLVGGLLPKATASDCSNIAKLCGFVPLAMKLFCSSIAEDNAQPTQFLVSFKESIEDNLLGLLDDSDYPSNLRLKFLFESSFQRLSLSDKKAMVSLSVLSGDFNHSVAAAVMGVKTTLEAKKILHRLRKKSFLDYSFKPESFSMHKLILSFVRERGQDEMKEAMLNSKARLSAFYVSLFEKLNKRFLTGQSMEAFIDFYEEKQNIIQSLMESCSDPKTCDVAFGVLTKAEFFLDSLFWCEGKIMDKIYDHATEKAQAFGKSVFYNQLLVSLAFGEVTWGIDGRSMMLLREAEGLSLSIDDKRKILCYRAICQLVSGKIDDGAQNLQEALCLMSDSPEQRILSITALQILVTYFLFNKKKATSLEFYTKALHECRALGDTGLLVIPPVINEELRMIEADMPEPDVTTTEPLRLEMIVVLSKATEKFSDYETKQAISKCVLEMSNQTEKQILPQSVGLWTFQRNINSTLENVLNNPKEASKLCDTRIRYHKKVLKESGQDISDDKAKPEENFDSNLHQEELYKSYMDQGNTLLQVQNYPRAIQSFEYALNIARGLFKEEHPDTAESYFSIGETQHALGNFSSALSSALQSDQRALDIRVKLFGEEHPDTAESYFFIGVTQHALGNFSSALQSKQRALAIRFKLFGEEHPDTAKSYFSIGATQHALGNCSSALQSDQHALDIRVKLFGEEHRDTAESYFSIGVTQHALRNFSSALQSDQRALDIRVKLFGEEHRDTAESYFNLGVTQHALGNFSSALQSKQRALDIRVKLFGEEHPDTAESYFSIGVTQHALGNFSSALQSKQRALDIRVKLFGEEHRDTAESYFSIGVTQHALGNFSSALQSKQRALDIRVKLFGEEHPDTAESYFSIGGTQHALGNFSSALQSDQRALDIRVKLFGEEHRDTAESYFSIGETQHALGNFSSALQSDQRALDIRVKLFGEEHRDTAESYFSIGETQHALGNFSSALQSDQRALDIRVKLFGEEHRDTAESYFSIGETQHALGNFSSALQSYQRALDIRVKLFGEEHPDTAKSYFSIGETQHALGNFSSALQSDQRALDIRVKLFGEEHPYTAESYFSIGVTQHALGNFSSALQSKQRALDIRVKLFGEEHPDTAESYFSIGVTQHASGNFSSALQSDQRALDIRVKLFGEEHPDTAESYFSIGVTQHALRNFSSALQSDKRALDIRVKLFGEEHPDTAKSYFSLGVTQHALGNFSSALQSYQRALDIRVKLFGEEHRDTAESSFSIGVTQHGLGNFSSALQSKQRALDIRVKLFGEEHRDTAKSYFSIGATQHALGNFSSALQSDQRALDISVKLFWEEHRDTAESYFNLGVTQHALGNFSSALQSKQRALDIRVKLFGEEHPDTAESYFSIGVTQHALGNFSSALQSYQRALDIRVKLFAESSFSIGVTQHGLGNFSSALQSKQRALDIRVKLFGEEHRDTAKSYFSIGATQHALGNFSSALQSDQRALDISVKLFWEEHRDTAESYFNLGVTQHALGNFSSALQSKQRALDIRVKLFGEEHPDTAESYFSIGVTQHALGNFSSALQSYQRALDIRVKLFGEEHRDTAESYFSIGETQHALGNFSSALQSKQRALDIRVKLFGEEHRDTAKSYFNLGVTQHALGNFSSALQSYQRALDIRVKLFGEEHPYTAESYFNLGVTQHALGNFSSALQSKQRALDIRVKLFGEEHRDTAKSYFNLGVTQHALGNFSSALQSYQRALDIRVKLFGEEHPDTAESYFSIGVTQHALGNFSSALQSKQRALDIRVKLFGEEHPDTVESYFSIGVTQRALGNFSSAPSVLSACS